A DNA window from Dama dama isolate Ldn47 chromosome 19, ASM3311817v1, whole genome shotgun sequence contains the following coding sequences:
- the PRMT2 gene encoding protein arginine N-methyltransferase 2 isoform X4, translating into MATPGDCPRSELQEEDPTTQAEEECLQGAVHPEEFVAIADYSATDETQLSFLRGEKILILRQTTADWWWGERAGCCGYIPANHLGKQLEDWDPEDSWQDEEYFGSYGTLKLHLEMLADQPRTTKYHSVILQNKESLKDKVILDVGCGTGIISLFCAHYAKPRAVFAVEASEMAQHTGQLVVQNGFADIITVFQQKVEDVVLPEKVDVLVSEWMGTCLLVTCQ; encoded by the exons ATGGCAACACCAGGTGACTGCCCCAGAAGTGAGTTGCAG GAGGAGGACCCTACCACACAGGCTGAGGAGGAGTGCCTCCAGGGGGCGGTGCACCCGGAGGAGTTCGTGGCCATTGCAGACTATTCTGCCACCGACGAGACGCAG CTCAGCTTTTTGAGAGGAGAAAAGATCCTCATCCTGAGACAGACCACTGCGGACTGGTGGTGGGGCGAGCGTGCGGGCTGCTGTGGGTACATCCCGGCGAACCACCTGGGGAAGCAGCTGGAGGACTGGGACCCCGAGGATTCCTGGCAGGATGAGGAGTACTTCGGCAGCTATGGAACCCTG AAACTTCACTTGGAGATGTTGGCAGACCAGCCACGAACAACTAAGTACCATAGCGTTATCCTGCAGAATAAAGAATCCCTGAAAGACAAAGTGATTCTGGACGTCGGCTGTGGGACTGGAATCATCAGCCTCTTCTGTGCACATTATGCTAAGCCCAGAGCC GTGTTTGCGGTGGAGGCCAGTGAGATGGCCCAGCACACAGGGCAGCTGGTCGTGCAGAACGGCTTTGCTGATATCATCACCGTGTTTCAGCAGAAGGTGGAAGACGTGGTGCTGCCGGAGAAGGTGGACGTGCTGGTGTCTGAGTGGATGGGCACCTGCCTGTTG GTGACATGTCAGTGA